In one window of Kitasatospora sp. MMS16-BH015 DNA:
- a CDS encoding maleylpyruvate isomerase family mycothiol-dependent enzyme, protein MSTDPWALIHAERRALLADVEQLTPEQWRTPSLCAGRSVRDTLAHLAATARMTPPGFFVKLARAGFRFEVMTGREIAELTAGTIDQTVDAFAAQLNSTTHPPGPDDSWLGETVVHGEDIRRPLGIVHAYPEEALTRCADFYRRSNLLIGGKRRVEGLTLRATDARWWAGEGPEVSGPMLELLLAVTGRPAGLAELSGEGLPTLAARM, encoded by the coding sequence ATGAGTACGGACCCGTGGGCCTTGATCCATGCCGAGCGCCGGGCGCTGCTGGCCGATGTCGAGCAGCTGACCCCCGAGCAGTGGCGCACCCCCTCGCTCTGCGCGGGCCGGTCGGTGCGGGACACCCTGGCGCACCTGGCCGCCACGGCCCGGATGACGCCGCCGGGCTTCTTCGTGAAGCTGGCCAGGGCGGGCTTCCGGTTCGAGGTGATGACCGGGCGGGAGATCGCCGAGCTGACCGCCGGGACGATCGACCAGACGGTGGACGCCTTCGCGGCGCAGCTGAACTCGACCACCCACCCGCCGGGCCCGGACGACAGCTGGCTGGGCGAGACGGTGGTGCACGGTGAGGACATCCGCCGGCCGCTGGGCATCGTGCACGCGTACCCGGAGGAGGCGCTGACCAGGTGCGCCGACTTCTACCGGCGCTCCAACCTGCTGATCGGCGGCAAGCGGCGGGTCGAGGGGCTGACCCTGCGGGCCACCGACGCCCGGTGGTGGGCGGGGGAGGGGCCGGAGGTGAGCGGCCCGATGCTGGAGCTGCTGCTGGCGGTCACCGGGCGCCCGGCCGGCCTGGCCGAGCTGTCCGGGGAGGGCCTGCCGACCCTCGCCGCCCGGATGTGA
- a CDS encoding carbohydrate ABC transporter permease, which yields MRHRRYPFIIGFLVVPVLLYAALVIWPYLQTFGYSLTDWNGQSQQMHFVGLDNYTKLAHDEVFLGALGHNLLLLAVLPVATVLLALFFAFMLNVGGRGGTARVQGVRGAGGYKVLFFLPQVLSVAILAVLWEAVYRPDGGGLFNGVLLKLGLESPGHPVEWLADPDLVLWCILGVLVWAGTGFYLVLFSAAMQSVPRDVYESALLDGAGRPQTFFRITLPLLWDTVQTAWVYLAIAAMDVFALVSTMTVGASYGGGPDHRSEIVATYLMRNFLFFGKAGYACAMGVVIFFFTLVLSVVALRVTRRERIEY from the coding sequence ATGCGGCACCGCCGGTACCCGTTCATCATCGGTTTCCTCGTGGTCCCCGTGCTGCTGTACGCCGCACTGGTGATCTGGCCGTACCTGCAGACCTTCGGCTACTCGCTGACCGACTGGAACGGCCAGTCCCAGCAGATGCACTTCGTCGGCCTGGACAACTACACCAAGCTGGCCCACGACGAGGTCTTCCTCGGCGCGCTCGGGCACAACCTGCTGCTGCTCGCGGTGCTGCCGGTGGCGACCGTCCTGCTCGCGCTGTTCTTCGCCTTCATGCTCAACGTCGGCGGGCGCGGCGGCACCGCCAGGGTGCAGGGGGTGCGCGGCGCGGGCGGGTACAAGGTGCTGTTCTTCCTGCCCCAGGTGCTCTCGGTGGCCATCCTGGCCGTGCTCTGGGAGGCGGTCTACCGGCCGGACGGCGGCGGGCTGTTCAACGGGGTGCTGCTCAAGCTCGGCCTGGAGAGCCCCGGCCACCCGGTGGAGTGGCTGGCCGACCCGGACCTGGTGCTCTGGTGCATCCTCGGCGTGCTGGTCTGGGCCGGCACCGGCTTCTACCTGGTGCTGTTCTCGGCCGCGATGCAGTCGGTGCCCAGGGACGTCTACGAGTCCGCGCTGCTGGACGGCGCCGGGCGGCCCCAGACCTTCTTCCGGATCACCCTGCCGCTGCTCTGGGACACCGTGCAGACGGCCTGGGTCTACCTGGCGATCGCCGCGATGGACGTCTTCGCCCTGGTCTCCACCATGACGGTGGGCGCCAGCTACGGCGGCGGCCCGGACCACCGCAGCGAGATCGTGGCGACCTACCTGATGCGCAACTTCCTCTTCTTCGGCAAGGCGGGCTACGCGTGCGCGATGGGCGTGGTGATCTTCTTCTTCACCCTCGTCCTCTCCGTCGTCGCGCTCCGGGTCACCCGTCGCGAGCGGATCGAGTACTGA
- a CDS encoding superoxide dismutase has product MALPLSVPAALLPLALLPSLAAPATTVDAVFEPASAFLPATAISYAQDLVPYGSRVHVRVVRVDGHTAVALQLSGVAPGRVFPVHAHTGRCGAAPADSGPHYQDQADPVQPSTDPAYANGSNEVRLAVSTDAQGTGSADTTVAWTFRDGGAHSLVLHAGTPSGDHAAADRVACVNVGF; this is encoded by the coding sequence ATGGCCCTGCCGCTGTCCGTCCCGGCCGCCCTGCTGCCGCTCGCGCTGCTGCCCTCGCTCGCCGCGCCCGCCACCACGGTGGACGCGGTCTTCGAACCGGCCTCGGCCTTCCTGCCGGCCACCGCGATCAGCTACGCCCAGGACCTCGTCCCCTACGGCTCGCGGGTGCACGTCCGGGTGGTCCGGGTCGACGGCCACACCGCGGTGGCGCTCCAGCTCTCCGGGGTGGCGCCCGGCCGCGTCTTCCCCGTGCACGCCCACACCGGCCGGTGCGGCGCGGCCCCGGCCGACTCGGGCCCGCACTACCAGGACCAGGCCGACCCGGTGCAGCCCTCCACCGACCCGGCCTACGCCAACGGCTCCAACGAGGTGCGGCTGGCCGTCAGCACCGACGCCCAGGGCACCGGCAGCGCAGACACCACCGTCGCGTGGACCTTCCGCGACGGTGGGGCCCACTCCCTCGTCCTCCACGCCGGCACGCCGTCGGGGGACCACGCCGCCGCCGACCGGGTCGCCTGCGTGAACGTCGGCTTCTGA
- a CDS encoding carbohydrate ABC transporter permease: protein MAARRERTGPLNVFSHGFLLLWAVLIVLPLLWVVLGSFKNDAEIDGSAWSWPSHWGFAAFGRAWSKGGIGGFFLNTVIVLAGSLTLTMLLGAMAAYVLARYEFPGNRVVYYFFVAGAMFPVYLALVPLFFMVRRLGTISPLLGLNSYLGLILVYVAYSLPFTVFFLHAFLRTLPTAVHEAAMLDGCSHTRAFFQVMLPMARPGLVSVGIFNLLGQWNQYILPVTLMQPTSGTDANRSMLAQGLVNLALQQGYAGDPAALFAGMTIAMLPVLVVYLSFQRQVQVGLTAGTLK from the coding sequence ATGGCCGCCCGTCGCGAGCGGACCGGCCCGCTCAACGTGTTCTCGCACGGCTTCCTGCTGCTCTGGGCCGTCCTGATCGTGCTGCCGCTGCTCTGGGTGGTGCTCGGCTCCTTCAAGAACGACGCCGAGATCGACGGCAGCGCCTGGTCCTGGCCCTCGCACTGGGGCTTCGCGGCCTTCGGCCGGGCCTGGAGCAAGGGCGGCATCGGCGGATTCTTCCTCAACACCGTGATCGTGCTGGCCGGTTCGCTCACCCTGACGATGCTGCTCGGCGCGATGGCGGCCTACGTGCTGGCCCGCTACGAATTCCCCGGCAACCGGGTCGTCTACTACTTCTTCGTGGCCGGGGCGATGTTCCCGGTGTACCTCGCGCTGGTGCCGCTCTTCTTCATGGTGCGGCGGCTCGGCACGATCTCCCCGCTGCTCGGGCTGAACAGCTACCTCGGCCTGATCCTGGTGTACGTCGCGTACTCGCTGCCCTTCACCGTCTTCTTCCTACACGCCTTCCTGCGGACGCTGCCGACGGCCGTGCACGAGGCGGCGATGCTCGACGGGTGCTCGCACACCCGGGCCTTCTTCCAGGTGATGCTGCCGATGGCCCGGCCCGGCCTGGTCAGCGTGGGCATCTTCAACCTGCTGGGGCAGTGGAACCAGTACATCCTGCCGGTCACCCTGATGCAGCCGACCTCCGGCACGGACGCCAACCGGTCGATGCTGGCGCAGGGCCTGGTCAACCTGGCCCTGCAGCAGGGGTACGCGGGGGACCCGGCGGCGCTGTTCGCCGGGATGACGATCGCGATGCTGCCGGTGCTCGTCGTCTATCTCTCATTCCAGCGCCAAGTCCAAGTCGGTCTGACGGCTGGAACGCTCAAGTAA
- the ngcE gene encoding N-acetylglucosamine/diacetylchitobiose ABC transporter substrate-binding protein — protein MSTGAGYNRRELLRRAAGLTALAVTGGPLLAACAGGGGGTTGGATAVASSATNPLGVDGSAPLEVVIFKGGFGDDYAKAFEGLYAKTYSAAKITHTPTQDITGLLQPRFNGGSPPDVVDDSGAKQIKLDVLHKAGQLADLTALLDAPYLDDPSRKVRDVLQPGTVEHGSFDGKMYSLNYVYSVSGLWYSGKLFKEKGWTAPKTWAEFITLCGTIKAAGVAPFCHQGKYPYYINVAIMDLLARQGGREIITRVDQLDTTVWDGPEAKAAISAIYQLVDQDYLLPGTNGMTHTEAQTAWNQYKAAFVPCGSWLENEQLKLTPDDFEMTFLPMPSLPGDKLPPTSLRAGADEPFIVPAKAKNVAGGMEFLRMMLTKAGAGQFAQQANAVTVLKDGIGPEVKLRPGTKSAVAALGAAGTEVFNYDYPNTQSAFDIELGNASTELMANRIKPEEWLKRAKAAAEKAKKA, from the coding sequence ATGAGCACGGGTGCTGGCTACAACCGTCGTGAACTCCTCAGGCGCGCAGCGGGGTTGACCGCACTCGCGGTCACCGGCGGGCCGCTGCTCGCGGCCTGCGCGGGTGGTGGCGGCGGGACGACCGGCGGGGCCACCGCGGTGGCGAGCAGCGCGACCAACCCGCTCGGGGTGGACGGGTCGGCGCCGCTGGAGGTGGTGATCTTCAAGGGCGGGTTCGGCGACGACTACGCCAAGGCCTTCGAGGGGCTGTACGCCAAGACCTACTCCGCCGCGAAGATCACCCACACCCCGACCCAGGACATCACCGGCCTGCTCCAGCCGCGCTTCAACGGCGGCAGCCCGCCGGACGTGGTGGACGACTCCGGGGCCAAGCAGATCAAGCTGGACGTGCTGCACAAGGCCGGCCAACTCGCCGACCTGACAGCGCTGTTGGACGCGCCCTACCTGGACGATCCGAGCCGGAAGGTCCGCGACGTGCTGCAGCCCGGCACGGTCGAGCACGGCTCCTTCGACGGCAAGATGTACTCGCTGAACTACGTGTACTCCGTCTCCGGGCTCTGGTACTCCGGCAAGCTCTTCAAGGAGAAGGGCTGGACGGCGCCGAAGACCTGGGCCGAGTTCATCACGCTCTGCGGCACCATCAAGGCGGCCGGCGTCGCGCCCTTCTGCCACCAGGGCAAGTACCCGTACTACATCAACGTCGCCATCATGGACCTGCTGGCCCGCCAGGGCGGCCGGGAGATCATCACTCGGGTCGACCAGCTCGACACCACCGTCTGGGACGGCCCCGAGGCCAAGGCCGCGATCAGCGCGATCTACCAACTGGTCGACCAGGACTACCTGTTGCCCGGCACCAACGGCATGACGCACACCGAGGCGCAGACCGCCTGGAACCAGTACAAGGCCGCCTTCGTGCCCTGCGGCTCCTGGCTGGAGAACGAGCAGCTCAAGCTCACCCCGGACGACTTCGAGATGACCTTCCTCCCGATGCCGAGCCTGCCCGGTGACAAGCTGCCGCCCACCTCCCTGCGGGCCGGCGCCGACGAGCCGTTCATCGTGCCCGCCAAGGCCAAGAACGTGGCCGGCGGCATGGAGTTCCTCCGGATGATGCTCACCAAGGCCGGCGCCGGGCAGTTCGCCCAGCAGGCCAACGCCGTCACCGTGCTCAAGGACGGCATCGGCCCGGAGGTGAAGCTGCGCCCCGGCACCAAGTCGGCGGTGGCCGCGCTGGGCGCCGCCGGCACGGAGGTCTTCAACTACGACTACCCGAACACCCAGAGCGCCTTCGACATCGAACTCGGCAACGCCAGCACCGAGTTGATGGCCAACCGGATCAAGCCGGAGGAGTGGCTGAAGCGGGCCAAGGCCGCCGCCGAGAAGGCCAAGAAGGCCTGA
- the acnA gene encoding aconitate hydratase AcnA yields MSANSFDARSSLQVGDESYEIFKLSAVEGSERLPYSLKVLLENLLRTEDGANITADHIRALGNWDASAEPSEEIQFTPARVIMQDFTGVPCVVDLATMREAVKELGGDPAKINPLAPAELVIDHSVIADKFGTKDAFTQNVEIEYGRNKERYQFLRWGQTAFDEFKVVPPGTGIVHQVNIEHLARTVMVRNGQAYPDTCVGTDSHTTMVNGLGVLGWGVGGIEAEAAMLGQPVSMLIPRVVGFKLNGQLPAGTTATDLVLTITEMLRKHGVVGKFVEFYGEGVTSIPLANRATIGNMSPEFGSTCAIFPIDAETINYLKLTGRDEQQLALVEAYAKEQGLWHDPSVEPVYSEYLELDVSTVVPSISGPKRPQDRVVLAEAAAKFAEALPTYSAEASKPTAVTAPDGSSYEIDNGAVVIASITSCTNTSNPSVMLGAALLAKKAVEKGLHVKPWVKTTLAPGSKVVMDYYEKAGLLPYMEKLGFNLVGYGCVTCIGNSGPLPEEVSAAVNASDLAVVSVLSGNRNFEGRINPDVKMNYLASPPLVVAYALAGNMNIDITRDALGQDADGNDVFLADIWPSEQEVADTVAGSIDEAMFDKGYQDVFAGDQRWQSLPVPTGNTFEWDTESTYVRKPPYFEGMAKTPSPVTDIAGARVLAKLGDSVTTDHISPAGNIKPGTPAAQYLTEHGVEKRDFNSYGSRRGNHEVMIRGTFANIRLRNQIAPGTEGGYTRDFTQADAPVSFIYDASQNYQAAGIPLVVLAGKEYGSGSSRDWAAKGTALLGVKAVIAESYERIHRSNLIGMGVLPLQFPAGQNADSLGLTGEETFEFTGVTELNEGRTPKTVKVKAVGPAGTSTEFDAVVRIDTPGEADYYRNGGILQYVLRSLIG; encoded by the coding sequence GTGTCCGCGAACAGCTTCGACGCCCGCAGCTCGCTGCAGGTGGGCGACGAGTCGTACGAGATCTTCAAGCTCTCCGCCGTCGAGGGTTCCGAGCGGCTGCCGTACAGCCTCAAGGTGCTGCTGGAGAACCTGCTCCGCACGGAGGACGGCGCGAACATCACCGCCGACCACATCCGCGCCCTCGGCAACTGGGACGCTTCGGCCGAGCCGAGCGAGGAGATCCAGTTCACGCCGGCCCGCGTGATCATGCAGGACTTCACCGGTGTGCCGTGCGTCGTCGACCTCGCCACCATGCGTGAGGCCGTCAAGGAGCTGGGTGGCGACCCGGCGAAGATCAACCCGCTGGCCCCGGCCGAGCTGGTCATCGACCACTCCGTCATCGCCGACAAGTTCGGCACCAAGGACGCGTTCACCCAGAACGTCGAGATCGAGTACGGCCGCAACAAGGAGCGCTACCAGTTCCTGCGCTGGGGCCAGACCGCGTTCGACGAGTTCAAGGTCGTCCCGCCGGGCACCGGCATCGTGCACCAGGTCAACATCGAGCACCTGGCCCGCACGGTCATGGTCCGCAACGGCCAGGCCTACCCCGACACCTGCGTCGGCACCGACTCGCACACCACCATGGTCAACGGCCTGGGCGTGCTGGGCTGGGGCGTCGGCGGCATCGAGGCCGAGGCCGCGATGCTCGGCCAGCCGGTCTCCATGCTGATCCCCCGCGTGGTCGGCTTCAAGCTCAACGGCCAGCTCCCGGCCGGCACCACCGCCACCGACCTGGTGCTCACCATCACCGAGATGCTGCGCAAGCACGGTGTGGTCGGCAAGTTCGTCGAGTTCTACGGCGAGGGCGTCACCTCCATCCCGCTGGCGAACCGCGCCACCATCGGCAACATGTCGCCGGAGTTCGGCTCGACCTGTGCGATCTTCCCGATCGACGCCGAGACCATCAACTACCTCAAGCTCACCGGCCGTGACGAGCAGCAGCTCGCCCTGGTCGAGGCGTACGCCAAGGAGCAGGGCCTCTGGCACGACCCGTCGGTCGAGCCGGTCTACTCCGAGTACCTCGAGCTGGACGTCTCCACCGTCGTCCCGTCGATCTCCGGCCCGAAGCGCCCGCAGGACCGCGTGGTCCTGGCCGAGGCCGCCGCGAAGTTCGCCGAGGCGCTGCCGACCTACTCGGCCGAGGCCAGCAAGCCCACCGCGGTGACCGCCCCCGACGGCTCGTCCTACGAGATCGACAACGGCGCCGTCGTGATCGCCTCGATCACCTCCTGCACCAACACCTCCAACCCCTCCGTCATGCTGGGCGCCGCCCTGCTGGCGAAGAAGGCCGTGGAGAAGGGCCTGCACGTCAAGCCCTGGGTCAAGACCACCCTGGCCCCCGGGTCCAAGGTCGTCATGGACTATTACGAGAAGGCCGGCCTGCTCCCGTACATGGAGAAGCTGGGCTTCAACCTGGTCGGCTACGGCTGCGTCACCTGCATCGGCAACTCGGGCCCGCTGCCCGAGGAGGTCTCGGCCGCGGTCAACGCCTCCGACCTCGCCGTCGTCTCGGTGCTCTCCGGCAACCGCAACTTCGAGGGCCGGATCAACCCGGACGTCAAGATGAACTACCTGGCCTCCCCGCCGCTGGTGGTCGCCTACGCCCTCGCCGGCAACATGAACATCGACATCACCCGGGACGCCCTGGGCCAGGACGCCGACGGCAACGACGTCTTCCTCGCCGACATCTGGCCGTCCGAGCAGGAGGTCGCCGACACCGTCGCCGGCTCCATCGACGAGGCGATGTTCGACAAGGGCTACCAGGACGTCTTCGCGGGCGACCAGCGCTGGCAGTCGCTCCCGGTCCCCACCGGCAACACCTTCGAGTGGGACACCGAGTCCACCTACGTCCGGAAGCCCCCGTACTTCGAGGGCATGGCCAAGACCCCGAGCCCGGTGACCGACATCGCCGGTGCCCGCGTGCTGGCCAAGCTGGGCGACTCGGTCACCACCGACCACATCTCCCCGGCCGGCAACATCAAGCCGGGCACCCCGGCCGCGCAGTACCTCACCGAGCACGGTGTGGAGAAGCGCGACTTCAACTCGTACGGTTCCCGCCGTGGCAACCACGAGGTCATGATCCGCGGCACCTTCGCCAACATCCGCCTGCGCAACCAGATCGCGCCGGGCACCGAGGGCGGCTACACCCGCGACTTCACCCAGGCCGACGCGCCGGTGTCGTTCATCTACGACGCCTCGCAGAACTACCAGGCTGCCGGCATCCCGCTGGTCGTCCTGGCCGGCAAGGAGTACGGCTCCGGCTCCTCCCGCGACTGGGCCGCCAAGGGCACCGCGCTGCTCGGCGTCAAGGCCGTCATCGCCGAGTCCTACGAGCGCATCCACCGCTCGAACCTGATCGGCATGGGCGTCCTGCCGCTGCAGTTCCCGGCCGGCCAGAACGCCGACTCGCTGGGCCTGACCGGCGAGGAGACCTTCGAGTTCACCGGTGTCACCGAGCTGAACGAGGGCCGCACCCCGAAGACCGTCAAGGTCAAGGCCGTCGGCCCGGCGGGCACGAGCACGGAGTTCGACGCGGTCGTGCGCATCGACACCCCCGGTGAGGCGGACTACTACCGCAACGGCGGCATCCTGCAGTACGTGCTGCGCAGCCTGATCGGCTGA
- the argF gene encoding ornithine carbamoyltransferase, with protein MAFNLRNRHFLKELDFTPQEFRFLLGLSAQLKAAKYAGTEQPRLRGKNIALIFEKTSTRTRCAFEVAAHDQGATTTYLDPAGSQMGHKESIKDTARVLGRMFDGIEYRGHGQEVVEELAAYAGVPVWNGLTDEWHPTQMLADVLTIQEHSAKPLGEVSLAYLGDARCNTGNSLLVTGALLGMDIRIVAPKQLWPTEDVQKAARALAETTGARITLTEDVAAGVAGADFLYTDVWVSMGEPKEVWAERIDLLKPYQISMETIRATGNPAVKFLHCLPAFHDLGTAIGRQMYEATGMSELEVTDEVFESAHSVVFDQAENRLHTIKAVLVATLGA; from the coding sequence ATGGCGTTCAACCTTCGGAACAGGCACTTCCTCAAGGAGCTCGACTTCACTCCGCAGGAGTTCCGCTTCCTGCTGGGCCTCTCGGCGCAGCTGAAGGCCGCCAAGTACGCCGGCACGGAGCAGCCCCGGCTCCGGGGCAAGAACATCGCGTTGATCTTCGAGAAGACCTCCACCCGCACCCGGTGCGCCTTCGAGGTGGCGGCGCACGACCAGGGGGCGACCACCACCTACCTGGATCCCGCAGGTTCGCAGATGGGGCACAAGGAGTCGATCAAGGACACCGCCCGGGTGCTCGGGCGGATGTTCGACGGGATCGAGTACCGGGGGCACGGTCAGGAGGTGGTCGAGGAGCTGGCGGCCTACGCCGGGGTCCCGGTCTGGAACGGGCTCACCGACGAGTGGCACCCCACCCAGATGCTCGCCGACGTCCTGACCATCCAGGAGCACAGCGCGAAGCCACTCGGCGAGGTCTCCCTCGCCTACCTCGGCGACGCCCGCTGCAACACCGGGAACTCGCTGCTGGTCACCGGTGCGCTGCTCGGCATGGACATCCGGATCGTCGCGCCCAAGCAGCTCTGGCCCACCGAGGACGTGCAGAAGGCGGCCCGGGCGCTCGCCGAGACGACCGGTGCCCGGATCACGCTGACCGAGGACGTGGCGGCCGGCGTCGCCGGGGCCGACTTCCTCTACACCGACGTGTGGGTGTCGATGGGCGAGCCCAAGGAGGTCTGGGCCGAGCGGATCGACCTGCTGAAGCCGTACCAGATCTCGATGGAGACGATCCGGGCGACGGGCAACCCGGCCGTCAAGTTCCTGCACTGCCTCCCCGCCTTCCACGACCTCGGTACCGCGATCGGGCGTCAGATGTACGAGGCCACGGGCATGTCGGAGCTCGAGGTCACCGACGAGGTCTTCGAGTCGGCGCACTCCGTGGTCTTCGACCAGGCGGAGAACAGGTTGCACACCATCAAGGCCGTGCTGGTGGCCACGCTGGGCGCCTGA
- a CDS encoding type II toxin-antitoxin system VapC family toxin, with amino-acid sequence MIVVDASALVLSLADHGARGDAARAALAADQDWAAPEHLLIEVMQSLRGRYLAKENTAEEVATIAATLPNLVFHKVALGPLLPRVWELKDNLTPDDAAYVAVAESLGAPLITADLRLARASGPRCEIRGLVRPATA; translated from the coding sequence GTGATCGTCGTCGACGCCTCCGCCCTGGTGCTCTCCCTCGCCGACCACGGCGCCCGGGGCGACGCTGCCCGCGCGGCCCTGGCCGCGGACCAGGACTGGGCCGCCCCGGAACACCTGCTCATCGAGGTGATGCAGTCCCTGCGCGGGCGCTACCTCGCGAAGGAGAACACCGCAGAGGAGGTCGCCACCATCGCGGCCACCCTGCCGAACCTGGTCTTCCACAAGGTAGCCCTCGGCCCGCTGCTCCCCCGGGTCTGGGAACTCAAGGACAACCTCACCCCGGACGACGCCGCCTACGTTGCCGTCGCCGAATCCCTCGGCGCCCCACTCATCACGGCCGATCTCCGCCTGGCCCGCGCCAGCGGGCCCCGCTGCGAGATCCGCGGCCTCGTCCGACCGGCCACAGCCTGA
- a CDS encoding glycoside hydrolase family 18 protein, translating to MPRRTSALLAAATLAALIVAPATSAQAHDGQGHRGLQGQRVGYFTQWGIYSGFSAKKVQTSGQAGKLTVINYAFGNVSSDGTCFEASGAGVGDPWADYQRPVGAEESVDGVADADAQQVKGNFNQLRKLKAANPQLKSVISLGGWTWSKYFSDAAATDASRKKFVASCLDLYLLGNLPGVTPGAGAGVFDGIDIDWEYPGGGGDPGNVVRPEDGHNYTLLMQEFRRQLDALGRSAHRHYLLTAAVPANETKADRLEIPQVARQVDWLNLMTYDLHGTWESSTDHNANLYSDSADPAVDNRSYSADRVVRHYLAKGLPPHKAVLGVPFYGYGWTGVPAGDKFGLYQTSTGPARGGNLPYNQIKDLPGTVHYDRQHGATWKYDGTEFWSYDTPELLTRKAQYADWHGLAGVMAWALDNDDAQGSLVAALDKGLSG from the coding sequence ATGCCCAGAAGAACCTCAGCCCTGCTCGCGGCCGCCACGCTGGCCGCCCTGATCGTCGCCCCCGCCACCTCCGCCCAGGCCCACGACGGCCAGGGGCACCGCGGCCTGCAGGGTCAGCGGGTGGGGTACTTCACCCAGTGGGGCATCTACAGCGGTTTCTCCGCCAAGAAGGTGCAGACCTCCGGCCAGGCCGGGAAGCTCACCGTGATCAATTACGCCTTCGGCAACGTCTCTTCGGACGGCACCTGCTTCGAGGCGAGCGGTGCCGGGGTCGGTGACCCCTGGGCCGACTACCAGCGCCCGGTGGGCGCCGAGGAGTCGGTGGACGGGGTGGCCGACGCCGACGCGCAGCAGGTGAAGGGCAACTTCAACCAGCTGCGCAAGCTCAAGGCCGCCAACCCGCAGCTCAAGTCGGTGATCTCGCTGGGTGGTTGGACCTGGTCCAAGTACTTCTCGGACGCCGCCGCCACCGACGCCTCGCGGAAGAAGTTCGTCGCCTCCTGCCTCGACCTCTACCTTCTGGGCAACCTGCCGGGTGTCACCCCGGGGGCCGGCGCCGGGGTGTTCGACGGCATCGACATCGACTGGGAGTACCCGGGCGGCGGCGGTGACCCGGGCAACGTGGTGCGGCCCGAGGACGGGCACAACTACACCCTGCTGATGCAGGAGTTCCGCCGCCAGCTGGACGCACTGGGCCGGAGCGCCCACCGGCACTACCTGCTGACCGCCGCCGTGCCGGCCAACGAGACCAAGGCCGACCGGCTGGAGATCCCGCAGGTGGCCAGGCAGGTGGACTGGCTCAACCTGATGACCTACGACCTGCACGGCACCTGGGAGAGCAGCACCGACCACAACGCCAACCTCTACTCGGACAGCGCCGATCCGGCCGTCGACAACCGCTCGTACAGCGCCGACCGGGTGGTCCGGCACTACCTGGCCAAGGGCCTGCCGCCGCACAAGGCCGTGCTCGGGGTGCCGTTCTACGGCTACGGCTGGACGGGCGTGCCGGCCGGCGACAAGTTCGGGCTGTACCAGACCTCGACCGGCCCGGCCCGGGGCGGCAACCTGCCGTACAACCAGATCAAGGACCTGCCCGGCACGGTCCACTACGACCGGCAGCACGGCGCGACCTGGAAGTACGACGGCACCGAGTTCTGGTCGTACGACACCCCCGAGCTGCTCACCCGGAAGGCGCAGTACGCCGACTGGCACGGCCTGGCCGGGGTGATGGCCTGGGCGCTGGACAACGACGACGCGCAGGGTTCGCTGGTGGCCGCGCTCGACAAGGGGTTGAGTGGCTGA